ATTGGCAAAAAAGGACAAGCACAAATATGAACCGTGCCAGCCCTTCTTTTTTTAATTTGTGAAACTTAATACTCTCCGGAAGATATTCAAAAAAAGTTTTGACTCCTGAAGAATTTTCCATTTATTATCCTCCAAGCCGCCAAGGCAGCATAAAATTTTTATAAGTCATAAATTTGTGTCAACCACTAACAAAACAGACACTTGCTAGTATATACTTAGCATTATATAAATTCAAGAGTAATTTGTAATAATAAATTTCTTTTACTTTTAGCTAAATTAAAAAACCGCCGTTTGGGCTTATTACCTGCCCTGTTATAAATCCTGCATTGTCTGATGTCAGGAAGAAAACTGTTTCTGCAATATCAGTACCTGTTCCAATTATCCCCAATGGGGTTTGGTCCTTCAGCTCATCCAGGGTTTGAGAGTCAAGTCCTGAATTCATATCGGTATCAATTACACCGGGGGCAACACAATTAACCTGTATATTAGACGGGCCTACTTCCTTTGCCAATGCCCGTGTCAATCCGATAACTGCTGCCTTTGAAGCAGAGTAATGCACCTCACATGACGCACCTGTTAATCCCCATATAGAGGATATATTGACTATTTTTCCCCATTTGTTTCTTATCATTTGTGGAAGTACGGCTTTACAGCAGTGAAACATCCCTTTGACATTAATATCAAACATCCTGTCCCATTCTTCTGTTGTAATGTCCGTGAATAGTCTTTGGCCTGCTATTCCGGCATTATTGACCAGTATATCTATATTACCAAAATGTGAATTAACACTATCTACCATATAGAGAACCTGCTCCTGATTGCTTACATCCGCTTTTACAGTCATTACTCTGCATTTCTCCAGAGCTAACTCCCTTTCCAAACTTTCAGCTGCCGTCCTGTTAACGTTAAAATTTATCGCAACATTAAATCCTTTTTGGGCAAACTTCTTAGCGATGGCATAGCCTATTCCTCTTGAAGCACCCGTTACAAGAACAGTTTTTTGGGTATTCATTATATAAATTGCCTCAATTCATTTAGTTTTTTAAATAGCAGTAAGCTATCTGCCACTAATCATATTAAAAAAAGCTTCCTTATCATCAGGCTTTTTAAACATACCGAAGTAATCAGCTATTTCAATAGCAAAATCAACAAAAGATATACCTTTTGATGTTATGACATTTTTATCCCTTACTACTCTAGTGTCAATAAAGTTTTCCCTTGGAAACGGGTCATCCTCATTGTTAAATGCCTCTCTTCTGGCTTGTGTCCATTCAACTATTGAAGTAGTGTATTTAACATCGTCTAATATACCGGCCTTTGCAAGGTATCTGGGGCCTGCACAGATTGCTGCAACGAGTTTCCCACTTGTATAAAAAGCTTTTATCAGGTCGAGCATTTCGGTCTTGACAACAGGATTCCAACCGCCGGGAATCAAAAAGCCTTCATAATCATCTACTTTTGCTTCGGCAACTGTAATTACTGGTGTAAACAACAAACCGCCTTTACTCTTAATAATATCTTTTTCATATGCGCACGGAACTATTTCTTTTGATAATTCATGTCCTAACAGGTGCGTAGCATATGAAATTTCAAAATCAGCCATATCGTTATACATAAATACTAATATTTTACTCATATCTATACCTCCTAATTTTGTAAGTTCTTCAAGCTTGCACAGATATTCCAAAGCAAACTGTCCGGATTCCCCACACATTTCTCTGGAAGGTCTCAGGCTTGAACATACCTTAGGCCTTTCTGGCGACCCGAAAATCCTACAGCTATTATCACTATTCAACTGGACGCATCTTACTCCGGCGGGCTTACCTTTTGGCATACCGGGTATTGATGATGATATTGAAGGAGCAATACAACAAGCTCCGCAATATTTTCTGCATTCCATTTGTAATCTCTTTTCTTAAAACTTTAACCTGTTTACCAGGCGTTATAAGGATTATTGACCAGGTTTGAGTTATAATATCTGACATCAGAA
This region of Clostridium sp. BNL1100 genomic DNA includes:
- a CDS encoding DJ-1/PfpI family protein, which codes for MECRKYCGACCIAPSISSSIPGMPKGKPAGVRCVQLNSDNSCRIFGSPERPKVCSSLRPSREMCGESGQFALEYLCKLEELTKLGGIDMSKILVFMYNDMADFEISYATHLLGHELSKEIVPCAYEKDIIKSKGGLLFTPVITVAEAKVDDYEGFLIPGGWNPVVKTEMLDLIKAFYTSGKLVAAICAGPRYLAKAGILDDVKYTTSIVEWTQARREAFNNEDDPFPRENFIDTRVVRDKNVITSKGISFVDFAIEIADYFGMFKKPDDKEAFFNMISGR
- a CDS encoding SDR family oxidoreductase, which codes for MNTQKTVLVTGASRGIGYAIAKKFAQKGFNVAINFNVNRTAAESLERELALEKCRVMTVKADVSNQEQVLYMVDSVNSHFGNIDILVNNAGIAGQRLFTDITTEEWDRMFDINVKGMFHCCKAVLPQMIRNKWGKIVNISSIWGLTGASCEVHYSASKAAVIGLTRALAKEVGPSNIQVNCVAPGVIDTDMNSGLDSQTLDELKDQTPLGIIGTGTDIAETVFFLTSDNAGFITGQVISPNGGFLI